A single window of Actinoallomurus bryophytorum DNA harbors:
- the alaS gene encoding alanine--tRNA ligase yields the protein MESAEIARRYLRFFEERGHEVVPSASLIAEDPTLLLVNAGMVPFKPYFLGQRKPAHPRATSVQKCIRTPDIDEVGKTTRHGTFFQMLGNFSFGDYFKEQAIPFAWDLLTRSEAEGGFGFPEDRLWATVYHDDDEAFRIWRDKVGVPEERIQRRGMADNFWSMGVPGPCGPCSEIYYDRGAEYGREGGPIVDEDRYLEVWNLVFMQFERGPGAGKEDFPILGELPAKNIDTGMGLERMASILQGVDNIYEIDTMWRILDRAADLTKTKYGRDARSDVSLRVVADHVRSGTMMVGDGIVPSNEGRGYVLRRILRRSIRNLRLLGAGDERYLHELTEAAIEGMGETFPGLRADAAQIHHVIDAEEQSFLATLRTGTAIFDASAEEAKRRKESIVSGAQAFTLHDTYGFPIDLTLEMAAEQGLAVDEPEFRRLMDEQRQRAKADAAAKKTGNLDVSVLGDMLERAGTVVFTGYDSVEAEARAVGLLVGGANVPSAGEGTEVEVVLDRTPFYAEGGGQLADRGLIRFSGGAEVEILDVQTPLPGLVVHRGRVRKGEARAGDTVYAEIDVERRRAISRSHTATHMVHRGFRNALGESAAQAGSENAPGRFRFDFTAAGAVPPSVLRDVEDEVNATLIDDLGVHASVHSIDEARKMGALALFGEKYGSEVRVVEIGDYSRELCGGTHVARSGQLGLIKVLGEQSIGAGVRRVEALVGIDAFQFLARENVLVAQLAEQLKTRREDLPERISGLVTRLREAEKELERIRSRQVLEIAGELAGGAQDVGGVAFVSHRAPGGVGADDLRRLAVDVRGRLTGRPSVVVVAGVPKDRPVVVVAVSEEGRSRGLRAGALVGVAAKALGGGGGGKDDLAQGGGANPEAIGEALAAVRRAVGSA from the coding sequence ATGGAGTCGGCAGAGATCGCCCGCCGTTATCTCCGCTTCTTCGAGGAGCGCGGGCACGAAGTGGTGCCCTCGGCCAGTCTGATCGCCGAGGATCCCACACTGCTGCTGGTCAACGCGGGCATGGTGCCCTTCAAGCCCTACTTCCTCGGGCAGCGTAAACCGGCCCACCCGCGGGCCACGAGCGTGCAGAAGTGCATCCGTACCCCGGACATCGACGAGGTCGGCAAAACGACCCGGCACGGCACGTTCTTCCAGATGCTGGGCAACTTCTCGTTCGGGGACTACTTCAAGGAGCAGGCGATCCCGTTCGCGTGGGACCTGCTCACCCGGTCCGAGGCCGAGGGCGGCTTCGGCTTCCCCGAGGACCGCCTCTGGGCGACCGTCTACCACGACGACGACGAGGCCTTCCGGATCTGGCGTGACAAGGTCGGCGTGCCCGAGGAGCGGATCCAGCGCCGCGGCATGGCCGACAACTTCTGGTCGATGGGCGTGCCCGGCCCCTGTGGCCCCTGCTCGGAGATCTACTACGACCGCGGCGCGGAGTACGGCCGCGAGGGCGGCCCGATCGTCGACGAGGACCGCTACCTCGAGGTGTGGAACCTCGTCTTCATGCAGTTCGAGCGCGGTCCGGGGGCGGGCAAGGAGGACTTCCCGATCCTCGGCGAGCTGCCGGCCAAGAACATCGACACCGGCATGGGCCTGGAGCGCATGGCGTCGATCCTCCAGGGCGTCGACAACATCTACGAGATCGACACCATGTGGCGGATCCTCGACCGCGCCGCCGACCTGACCAAGACCAAGTACGGCCGCGACGCGCGCTCCGACGTGTCCCTGCGGGTCGTCGCCGACCACGTGCGCAGCGGCACGATGATGGTGGGCGACGGCATCGTGCCCTCCAACGAGGGCCGGGGCTACGTCCTGCGCCGGATCCTGCGCCGCAGCATCCGCAACCTCCGCCTGCTCGGCGCCGGCGACGAGCGCTACCTGCACGAGCTGACCGAGGCCGCCATCGAGGGGATGGGCGAGACCTTCCCCGGGCTGCGGGCCGACGCCGCGCAGATCCACCACGTGATCGACGCCGAAGAGCAGTCCTTCCTGGCCACCCTCCGCACCGGCACGGCGATCTTCGACGCCTCCGCCGAGGAGGCCAAGCGCCGCAAGGAGTCCATCGTCTCGGGCGCGCAGGCGTTCACGCTGCACGACACCTACGGCTTCCCGATCGACCTCACCCTGGAGATGGCGGCCGAGCAGGGACTGGCCGTTGACGAGCCCGAGTTCCGCCGGCTGATGGACGAGCAGCGGCAGCGCGCCAAGGCCGACGCCGCCGCCAAGAAGACCGGCAACCTCGACGTCTCGGTCCTCGGCGACATGCTCGAACGCGCGGGTACGGTCGTCTTCACCGGCTATGACTCCGTCGAGGCCGAGGCGCGCGCCGTCGGCCTGCTCGTGGGCGGCGCCAACGTCCCGTCGGCGGGGGAGGGCACCGAGGTCGAGGTCGTGCTCGACCGCACGCCCTTCTACGCCGAGGGCGGCGGCCAGCTCGCCGACCGGGGCCTCATCCGGTTCTCCGGTGGCGCCGAGGTCGAGATCCTCGACGTGCAGACGCCACTGCCCGGTCTCGTCGTGCACCGCGGCCGGGTGCGCAAGGGCGAGGCACGGGCGGGCGACACCGTGTACGCCGAGATCGACGTGGAGCGCCGCCGGGCGATCTCCCGTTCGCACACCGCCACGCACATGGTGCACCGCGGCTTCCGCAACGCGCTCGGCGAGTCCGCCGCACAGGCCGGCTCGGAGAACGCCCCGGGCCGGTTCCGGTTCGACTTCACCGCGGCCGGCGCGGTGCCCCCGAGCGTGCTGCGCGACGTCGAGGACGAGGTCAACGCGACCCTCATCGACGACCTCGGCGTGCACGCCTCGGTGCACTCCATCGACGAGGCGCGCAAGATGGGCGCGCTCGCGCTCTTCGGAGAAAAGTACGGCTCCGAGGTGCGCGTCGTGGAGATCGGGGACTACTCGCGCGAGCTGTGCGGCGGCACGCACGTCGCGCGTTCGGGCCAGCTCGGCCTGATCAAGGTTCTCGGCGAGCAGTCGATCGGCGCCGGCGTACGCCGGGTCGAGGCGCTGGTCGGCATCGACGCCTTCCAGTTCCTGGCGCGGGAGAACGTCCTGGTGGCCCAGCTCGCCGAGCAGCTGAAGACCCGGCGTGAGGACCTGCCCGAGCGCATCTCCGGCCTGGTCACCCGGCTCCGCGAGGCGGAAAAGGAGCTGGAGCGGATCCGCTCGCGCCAGGTCCTGGAGATCGCCGGGGAGCTCGCCGGTGGCGCGCAGGACGTCGGGGGCGTCGCCTTCGTGTCCCACCGCGCGCCCGGAGGCGTCGGCGCCGATGACCTGCGACGCCTCGCGGTCGACGTGCGCGGCCGCCTGACGGGCCGTCCGAGCGTCGTGGTCGTCGCGGGCGTCCCCAAGGACCGCCCGGTCGTGGTCGTGGCGGTCAGCGAGGAGGGCCGGTCCCGCGGTCTGCGGGCGGGTGCGCTCGTCGGGGTCGCGGCCAAGGCACTCGGCGGCGGGGGCGGCGGCAAGGACGACCTCGCACAGGGCGGAGGAGCCAACCCCGAGGCGATCGGGGAGGCTCTGGCAGCCGTCCGGCGAGCCGTGGGGAGCGCGTGA
- the ruvX gene encoding Holliday junction resolvase RuvX: MRRGVRLGVDAGSVRIGIARSDPAGILASPLETVRNGKGDIERIAWLVAENEAVEVIVGLPTSLSGREGPAAGEARRFASRIARRLGAETVRLFDERLTTVTAESGLRQSGVHGQARRKVVDQAAAAVLLQAALDAERLTGRPPGEIVRGDT; encoded by the coding sequence ATGAGACGCGGCGTCCGCCTCGGAGTCGATGCGGGAAGTGTGCGCATCGGAATCGCCCGGAGTGATCCGGCCGGCATCCTGGCCTCCCCGTTGGAGACCGTACGCAACGGAAAAGGCGACATCGAGCGCATCGCGTGGCTCGTCGCCGAGAACGAGGCCGTCGAGGTGATCGTCGGCCTGCCGACCTCGCTGTCGGGCCGTGAGGGCCCGGCCGCGGGTGAGGCCCGCCGGTTCGCCTCCCGCATCGCCCGGCGCCTGGGCGCCGAGACCGTACGCCTGTTCGACGAGAGGCTCACGACCGTGACCGCCGAGAGCGGCCTGCGGCAGAGCGGCGTGCACGGCCAGGCACGCCGCAAGGTCGTCGACCAGGCGGCCGCGGCGGTGCTCCTGCAGGCCGCACTCGACGCCGAACGCTTGACAGGCCGTCCACCTGGGGAGATTGTCCGGGGGGACACATGA
- the mltG gene encoding endolytic transglycosylase MltG, whose product MSDADLDFLRQLAERQRSARADQSGRGGGRGHRGRRRKKSKKGRKLAPLMAIVFLIAVVGGGGYIGFTKLSGIIHPPDYSGTGTTAVTVQIQDGDSVRQMGRRLEDAAVVKSSSAFYKIAKDDPKATSIQPGYYQLKLHMSARSALALLLSPASRTGRFTFPEGKRAAQVYQTLSARTHISVKSFQRAAQHPKALGLPSYANGQVEGFLYPFTYDPPPKATATQVLKAMVDQFKKSADDIDLESEAKRVHMSPHDVVVAASLVQAESGTAEDMPKVARVIENRLHSPQPWMHKLQLDSTVMYGLGKYGIVASGNDLKSTSPYNTYSISGLPPGAICNPGEEALRAVLKPAKGPWMYFVTTDPAHHVTKFTDNYAEFGRFRQELQQNLAHG is encoded by the coding sequence ATGAGTGACGCGGACCTGGATTTTCTCAGACAGCTCGCCGAGCGGCAGCGGTCGGCCCGGGCCGACCAATCTGGGCGCGGCGGGGGCCGTGGCCACCGCGGACGGCGCCGTAAAAAGTCCAAGAAGGGGCGAAAACTGGCGCCCCTGATGGCGATCGTCTTCCTCATCGCCGTCGTGGGCGGTGGCGGATATATCGGATTTACGAAGCTGAGTGGGATCATCCACCCACCGGACTACAGCGGCACCGGCACGACTGCGGTCACCGTCCAGATCCAGGACGGCGACTCCGTACGCCAGATGGGCCGGCGTCTGGAGGACGCGGCCGTCGTCAAGTCGAGCAGTGCCTTCTACAAGATCGCCAAGGATGATCCCAAGGCCACCAGCATCCAGCCCGGCTACTACCAGCTGAAGCTGCACATGTCGGCCAGGTCCGCGCTCGCGCTGCTGCTCAGCCCGGCCTCGCGGACCGGACGGTTCACCTTCCCCGAGGGCAAGCGCGCCGCGCAGGTCTACCAGACGCTGTCGGCCCGTACCCACATCTCGGTCAAGAGCTTCCAGCGTGCCGCCCAGCACCCGAAGGCGCTCGGGCTGCCCTCGTACGCCAACGGGCAGGTCGAGGGGTTCCTCTATCCCTTCACGTACGACCCGCCGCCGAAGGCCACCGCGACCCAGGTCCTGAAGGCGATGGTGGACCAGTTCAAGAAGAGCGCCGACGACATCGACCTGGAGAGCGAGGCCAAGCGCGTCCACATGTCGCCGCACGACGTGGTGGTGGCCGCGAGCCTGGTGCAGGCCGAGAGTGGCACGGCCGAGGACATGCCGAAGGTCGCACGGGTGATCGAGAACCGCCTCCACAGCCCGCAGCCGTGGATGCACAAGCTCCAGCTCGACAGTACGGTCATGTACGGCCTCGGCAAGTACGGCATCGTCGCCAGCGGCAACGACCTGAAGTCGACCAGCCCGTACAACACCTACAGCATCTCGGGTCTGCCGCCCGGCGCGATCTGCAATCCCGGCGAGGAGGCCCTGCGGGCCGTGCTCAAACCCGCGAAGGGCCCGTGGATGTACTTCGTGACGACCGACCCGGCACACCACGTCACCAAGTTCACCGACAACTACGCCGAGTTCGGCCGTTTCCGCCAGGAACTCCAGCAGAACCTGGCGCACGGATGA
- a CDS encoding shikimate dehydrogenase, translated as MTRAAVLGKPIAHSLSPVLHRAAYAALGLDWTYDAVECDEAGLPAVLEGSWAGLSLTMPLKRAVLPLLDEVSDLARATGGANTVVFHGGRRLGFNTDVHGIVTALAEAGVPAAGSAVVLGAGATACSALAALRDLGVSEAALVARDPGRAAEAAAAARRLGVGLTVLTYADPLPRTDLVISTLPAGVADAYAKTIARATGAFLDVVYAPWPTRAAETVREAGGTVADGFTMLLHQAVRQITLMTGHDDVPVEAMRAAGLAEIARRAGEGPSGQGPSDHGPSGHGPSGHGPSGHGPSGQGPSDHGPSGHGPSGHGPSGHGPSGHGPSGQGPSDHGPSGHGPSGHGPSGHGPSGHGPSDQGPSGQGPSGHGPSDQGPSGQGPSGQGPSDQGPSGQGRPATGL; from the coding sequence ATGACCCGTGCGGCGGTCCTCGGTAAGCCGATCGCGCATTCGCTGTCGCCGGTGCTCCACCGGGCCGCGTACGCCGCGCTCGGCCTGGACTGGACCTACGACGCCGTTGAGTGCGACGAGGCGGGCCTGCCTGCCGTCCTCGAAGGTTCGTGGGCGGGCCTGTCGCTGACGATGCCGCTGAAACGCGCCGTGCTGCCGCTGCTGGACGAGGTCTCCGACCTGGCCCGCGCGACCGGCGGCGCGAACACGGTCGTCTTCCACGGCGGCCGCAGGCTGGGCTTCAACACCGACGTCCACGGCATCGTGACCGCGCTCGCCGAGGCCGGGGTGCCCGCGGCGGGCTCGGCGGTCGTGCTCGGTGCCGGTGCGACCGCCTGCTCTGCCCTCGCGGCCCTGCGCGACCTCGGCGTGTCCGAGGCCGCGCTGGTCGCCCGCGACCCGGGCCGTGCCGCCGAGGCGGCCGCCGCGGCCCGGCGGCTCGGCGTCGGGCTGACCGTCCTCACGTACGCCGACCCGCTGCCCCGCACCGACCTGGTGATCTCCACGCTCCCGGCCGGCGTGGCCGACGCGTACGCCAAGACGATCGCGCGGGCCACCGGCGCGTTCCTCGACGTGGTCTACGCCCCGTGGCCGACGAGGGCGGCCGAGACCGTGCGCGAGGCCGGAGGCACGGTCGCCGACGGCTTCACGATGCTCCTGCACCAGGCCGTACGCCAGATCACGCTGATGACCGGCCACGACGACGTGCCGGTCGAGGCGATGCGCGCCGCGGGCCTGGCCGAGATCGCCCGCCGCGCCGGCGAGGGGCCTTCCGGCCAGGGGCCCTCCGATCACGGGCCTTCCGGCCACGGGCCTTCCGGCCACGGGCCTTCCGGCCACGGGCCTTCCGGCCAGGGGCCCTCCGATCACGGGCCTTCCGGCCACGGGCCTTCCGGCCACGGGCCTTCCGGCCACGGGCCTTCCGGCCACGGGCCTTCCGGCCAGGGGCCCTCCGATCACGGGCCTTCCGGCCACGGGCCTTCCGGCCACGGGCCTTCCGGCCACGGGCCCTCCGGCCACGGGCCCTCCGATCAAGGGCCTTCCGGCCAGGGGCCCTCCGGCCACGGGCCCTCCGATCAAGGGCCTTCCGGCCAGGGGCCCTCCGGCCAGGGGCCCTCCGATCAAGGGCCTTCCGGCCAGGGGCGCCCCGCGACGGGGCTTTGA
- a CDS encoding putative RNA methyltransferase, translated as MLADVLRYLRCPVCAGDLSAEERALRCTSGHTFDVARQGYAGLLTGNASTGTADTAAMVAARADFLDGGHFAPLAELVAERAAARAPDEGCVLDAGAGTGYYLGTVLDRLTGHQGVALDISKHALRRAARAHPRIGALTWDVWRPLPVRTGAVSVLLDVFAPRNAPEFHRVLRPDGVLIVVTPAAHHLAELVGPLELLTVDPRKAERVADAVGERFTPSGSRSLELPMRLTHKEVAVLAAMGPSAWHTDEAALRARIAALPEPVPVTAAFEMRDFDARPES; from the coding sequence ATGCTCGCCGACGTCCTTCGCTACCTCCGCTGTCCCGTCTGCGCCGGTGACCTGTCCGCCGAGGAGCGGGCCCTGCGCTGTACGTCGGGGCACACGTTCGATGTCGCCCGGCAGGGTTACGCCGGGCTGCTGACCGGGAACGCGAGTACCGGCACCGCCGACACCGCCGCGATGGTGGCGGCGCGCGCGGACTTCCTCGACGGCGGTCACTTCGCCCCGCTCGCCGAGCTGGTCGCCGAGCGGGCCGCGGCCCGGGCCCCCGATGAGGGCTGCGTGCTGGACGCCGGCGCCGGTACGGGCTACTACCTGGGCACCGTCCTCGACCGGCTGACGGGACACCAGGGGGTGGCCCTGGACATCTCCAAGCACGCGCTGCGGCGTGCCGCGCGGGCCCATCCGCGTATCGGGGCCCTCACCTGGGACGTCTGGCGTCCGCTTCCGGTGCGCACGGGCGCGGTGTCGGTGCTGCTGGACGTCTTCGCCCCGCGCAACGCGCCGGAGTTCCACCGGGTGCTGCGGCCGGACGGAGTGCTGATCGTCGTCACGCCGGCCGCCCACCACCTGGCCGAGCTCGTCGGCCCGCTGGAGCTGCTCACCGTCGACCCGCGCAAGGCCGAGCGGGTCGCCGACGCGGTCGGGGAGCGGTTCACCCCGTCCGGCTCCCGGTCGCTGGAGCTCCCGATGCGGTTGACCCACAAGGAGGTCGCGGTGCTGGCGGCCATGGGACCGAGCGCCTGGCACACCGACGAGGCCGCCCTGCGGGCACGGATCGCCGCGCTCCCCGAGCCCGTGCCGGTCACTGCCGCCTTCGAGATGCGCGATTTCGACGCACGGCCCGAAAGCTGA
- the infC gene encoding translation initiation factor IF-3, translated as MNERIRVPEVRLVGPNGEQVGIVPIAKALDLARESDLDLVEVAPTARPPVAKLMDYGKFKYESAMKARDARRNQAHTVIKEIKLRPKIDPHDYGTKKGHVERFLKAGDKVKVTIMFRGREQSRPELGFRLLQRLAEDVDDLGFVESRPKQDGRNMIMVLGPHKKKSEAKAETQRAATNSRLRRQVENEAPAS; from the coding sequence ATCAACGAGCGCATTCGCGTGCCCGAGGTCCGACTCGTCGGTCCGAACGGCGAACAGGTTGGCATCGTTCCCATCGCCAAGGCCCTTGACCTTGCACGGGAGTCCGATCTCGATCTGGTGGAGGTCGCACCGACCGCGCGACCGCCCGTGGCCAAGCTCATGGACTACGGCAAGTTCAAGTACGAGTCCGCGATGAAGGCCCGCGATGCGCGACGTAACCAGGCGCACACGGTCATCAAGGAGATCAAACTCCGGCCGAAGATCGACCCGCACGACTACGGCACCAAGAAGGGCCATGTCGAGCGGTTCCTCAAGGCAGGTGACAAGGTCAAGGTCACGATCATGTTCCGTGGTCGCGAGCAGTCCCGGCCGGAGCTGGGGTTCCGGCTGTTGCAGCGGCTCGCGGAGGACGTCGACGACCTCGGCTTCGTCGAGTCCCGGCCCAAGCAGGACGGCCGGAACATGATCATGGTGCTCGGCCCGCACAAGAAGAAGAGCGAGGCAAAGGCCGAGACGCAGCGCGCCGCGACCAACAGCCGCTTGCGGCGGCAGGTGGAGAACGAGGCCCCGGCCTCCTGA
- the rpmI gene encoding 50S ribosomal protein L35 — protein sequence MPKMKTHSGAKKRFKVTGTGKVMRRRANRNHLLEHKATKRTRRLDGPVVVDKNDEKKIKKLLGK from the coding sequence ATGCCGAAGATGAAGACGCACAGTGGTGCCAAAAAACGGTTCAAAGTGACCGGCACCGGCAAGGTCATGCGCCGCCGCGCCAACCGCAACCACCTGCTCGAGCACAAGGCGACCAAGCGCACGCGCCGCCTTGACGGGCCCGTGGTGGTCGACAAGAACGACGAGAAGAAGATCAAGAAGCTGCTCGGCAAGTAA
- the rplT gene encoding 50S ribosomal protein L20, whose protein sequence is MARVKRAVNAAKKRRVVLERASGYRGQRSRLYRKAKEQQLHSMTYAFRDRKDRKGQFRRLWIQRINAAARANGMTYNRLIQGLREAGVEVDRRMLAELAVNDAPAFAVLVETAKKALPTGTAAA, encoded by the coding sequence GTGGCACGCGTGAAGCGGGCGGTCAATGCCGCCAAGAAGCGCCGGGTCGTCCTGGAGCGGGCGAGTGGCTACCGCGGCCAGCGGTCCAGGCTGTACCGCAAGGCCAAGGAGCAGCAGCTCCACTCGATGACGTACGCCTTCCGCGACCGGAAGGACCGCAAGGGCCAGTTCCGCCGTCTGTGGATTCAGCGGATCAACGCGGCGGCCCGCGCCAACGGGATGACCTACAACCGACTCATCCAGGGCCTGCGCGAGGCCGGCGTCGAGGTCGACCGCCGTATGCTCGCCGAGCTCGCGGTCAACGACGCCCCCGCGTTCGCGGTACTCGTCGAGACCGCCAAGAAGGCGCTGCCCACGGGCACCGCCGCGGCCTGA
- a CDS encoding TrmH family RNA methyltransferase, with translation MAGRELSSTRSPRVKAARRLAKRAFRRRDGRFLAEGPQAVREALALDGVLCELFATAEAENRHQDLVARAEKSGIPVFRVGADVMAELAQTVTPQGLLAVCRFVDVSLESALASSPRLVTVLAHVRDPGNAGTVLRTADAAGSDSVIFTDASVDSYNGKCVRASAGSIFHLPVVMGPRFGEVIPALKAAGLTVVAADGAGESSLDTALEAGTLGGPTAWVFGNEAWGLPEEILAAVDEVVRVPIYGGAESLNLATAAAVCLYTSARAQRAG, from the coding sequence ATGGCGGGCCGTGAGCTGAGTTCCACCCGATCTCCACGGGTGAAGGCGGCTCGTCGGCTCGCCAAACGCGCGTTCCGGCGCCGCGACGGCCGGTTCCTCGCCGAGGGGCCGCAGGCCGTACGCGAGGCACTGGCGCTGGACGGAGTCCTCTGCGAGCTGTTCGCCACGGCCGAGGCGGAGAACCGCCACCAGGACCTGGTCGCCCGGGCGGAAAAATCCGGCATCCCCGTCTTCAGGGTGGGTGCCGACGTGATGGCCGAGCTCGCTCAGACCGTCACTCCTCAGGGCCTGCTGGCCGTCTGCCGATTCGTCGACGTCTCGTTGGAGTCGGCGCTCGCGTCTTCGCCGCGGCTGGTGACGGTCCTGGCGCACGTACGCGACCCGGGCAACGCGGGGACGGTGCTGCGCACCGCCGACGCCGCCGGGTCCGACTCGGTGATCTTCACCGACGCCTCCGTCGACTCCTACAACGGCAAGTGCGTGCGCGCCTCCGCGGGCAGCATCTTCCACCTCCCCGTCGTCATGGGCCCGCGTTTCGGCGAGGTCATCCCGGCGCTGAAGGCCGCGGGCCTGACCGTCGTGGCCGCCGATGGCGCGGGAGAGTCCTCGCTGGACACCGCCCTTGAGGCGGGCACGCTCGGCGGGCCGACCGCGTGGGTGTTCGGCAACGAGGCGTGGGGCCTGCCCGAGGAGATCCTGGCCGCCGTCGACGAGGTCGTCCGCGTGCCGATCTACGGTGGCGCCGAGAGCCTCAACCTCGCGACCGCCGCCGCGGTCTGCCTCTACACCTCCGCACGGGCCCAGCGCGCCGGCTGA
- a CDS encoding phosphotransferase family protein has translation MADVEEVELVVAHRERATLRVGDVFLKIDADQTRTDVEVEAMAMAPIPTPEVLWRKPPVLALAALPGTALGRLGERSAASPSAWAAAGAAVRKLHDAPLPPWPGQSLDELASDLDRECERLVTNDVLPADLVTRNREVAEAALRPWTPVFTHGDLQVSHVFLDGEEITGVVDWSEASRGDALYDLAVLTLGHEEHLGDVVAGYGTDVDLDVIRAWWSLRSLLAVRWLVEHGFDPYAPGCEVDVLRARM, from the coding sequence ATGGCCGACGTGGAAGAGGTCGAGCTCGTCGTCGCCCATCGGGAGCGCGCCACCCTGCGCGTCGGCGACGTGTTCCTGAAGATCGACGCGGATCAGACGCGCACCGATGTCGAGGTCGAGGCGATGGCCATGGCGCCGATCCCGACTCCGGAGGTCCTGTGGCGAAAGCCGCCCGTGCTCGCGCTCGCCGCCCTCCCGGGCACGGCACTCGGCCGCCTCGGCGAGCGGTCGGCCGCGTCGCCGTCGGCCTGGGCCGCGGCGGGTGCCGCCGTACGGAAGCTGCACGACGCACCGCTGCCGCCATGGCCCGGTCAGAGCCTTGACGAGCTCGCATCGGATCTCGACCGCGAATGCGAGCGGCTCGTCACGAACGACGTGCTTCCCGCCGACCTGGTCACGCGCAACCGCGAGGTCGCCGAGGCCGCGCTCCGGCCGTGGACGCCGGTGTTCACGCACGGAGACCTGCAGGTCAGCCACGTGTTCCTCGACGGTGAGGAGATCACCGGCGTGGTCGACTGGTCCGAGGCGTCCCGAGGCGACGCCCTGTACGACCTCGCCGTCCTGACACTCGGGCACGAGGAGCACCTCGGCGACGTCGTCGCCGGCTACGGCACCGACGTCGATCTCGACGTGATCCGCGCGTGGTGGTCGCTGCGAAGCCTGCTGGCGGTCCGCTGGCTCGTCGAGCACGGCTTCGACCCGTACGCGCCAGGTTGTGAGGTCGACGTGCTGAGAGCCCGGATGTGA
- a CDS encoding sulfite exporter TauE/SafE family protein, translating into MNLLDTGLLAAAGVAAGVVNAIAGGGSLISFPALLFVGYPTVTANVTNTVALWPGYIGGAVGYRAELSGQRRRAVTFGVTSVVGAVLGCLLLLVTPENVFGALVPILIAVASLLLAVQPWVKKRLSASDRLTGRQHQILLHSGILLGGVYGAYFGAGLGVMLLGILGVFVHDRLQRVNAVRAVLSLVINTVACGAFAIFGPVRWSAVAVMAVASLAGGFLGARLARRLSPTVLRAVIVTFGLAVAVALAPH; encoded by the coding sequence TTGAACCTGCTGGACACCGGTCTGCTCGCCGCCGCGGGCGTGGCGGCGGGCGTCGTCAACGCGATCGCCGGCGGCGGCTCGCTGATCTCCTTTCCCGCGCTTCTATTCGTCGGCTACCCGACCGTCACCGCCAACGTGACCAACACGGTGGCGCTGTGGCCGGGTTACATCGGAGGCGCCGTCGGGTACCGCGCGGAGCTGTCCGGGCAGCGCAGGCGCGCGGTCACGTTCGGCGTGACGAGCGTGGTCGGCGCCGTCCTGGGCTGCCTCCTGCTCCTGGTCACACCGGAGAACGTCTTCGGCGCGCTCGTGCCGATCCTGATCGCCGTGGCGAGCCTGCTGCTCGCGGTCCAGCCCTGGGTGAAGAAGCGGCTGAGCGCCTCGGACCGGCTGACCGGCCGCCAGCACCAGATCCTGCTGCACTCGGGCATCCTGCTCGGCGGGGTGTACGGCGCCTACTTCGGCGCCGGCCTCGGCGTCATGCTGCTGGGCATCCTCGGCGTGTTCGTGCACGACCGGCTGCAGCGGGTGAACGCCGTACGCGCGGTGCTGTCGCTGGTCATCAACACGGTGGCGTGCGGCGCGTTCGCGATCTTCGGTCCGGTGCGGTGGTCCGCGGTCGCGGTGATGGCGGTGGCGAGCCTGGCGGGCGGATTCCTGGGTGCGCGCCTGGCGCGGCGGCTGTCGCCGACCGTCCTCCGCGCGGTCATCGTCACCTTCGGGCTCGCCGTCGCCGTGGCCCTGGCCCCGCACTGA